The following are encoded in a window of Saccharothrix longispora genomic DNA:
- a CDS encoding beta-ketoacyl synthase N-terminal-like domain-containing protein, which translates to MTPVTPVAIVGMAVLFPGAADLDAFWRNISGGVDAITDVPADRWDARFHDPAERRADRVYTRRGGFVEASVDAAGFGVMPASVPGTEPDQLIALQVAADAVADAGGDAVLPGDRRRVGVILGRGGYLTPGLVRLDQRVRTANQVVRTLRDLVPELDDDRLERVRAAFADQLGPEAPESAIGLVPNLAASRVANRLDLRGPAYTVDAACASSLVAVDHAVRELDGGRCDVVLAGGVHHCHDITLWSVFSQLGALSRSGRIRPFHRDADGVLIGEGTGVVVLKRLADAERDGDRVYAVVDGTGVASDGRSASLLNPDPGGQARAVRQAWEAAGLDPRDPDALGLLEAHGTGTPAGDGAELRTLAEVFGPATGPRAALGSVKSMIGHTMPAAGVAGLVKAALALHHGVLPPTLHCDDPHPALADTRFAPLARAVPWERPDSGAPRRAGVNAFGFGGINAHVVLREPATRATPVVVREPTRVLRLAAATPAALLDLITDHPAGLDERADVREPVRLGIVDPTPRKLALARKAVARGVPWRGRGDVWFSPAPLGGRTAFLFPGLEAEFEPRVADVAARFGLPWTQGDVRVGDVGRHGAAVFQVGRLLDAALRRLGVVPDAVAGHSVGEWTAMAAGGIHAADEVDAFLAAFDPQALRVPGLVFAVVGTSADRVTAALADHPDVVLSHDNAPNQAMVCGPEAEVDAVVRRFRAEAVISRVLPFRSGFHTPMLAPYLAPIRDAAQRYALHRPTTPVWSATTAAPFPDDPDAVRRLFVRHLLEPVRFRPLTRALHAAGFRTFVQLGAGQLGSLVGDTLADEEHLVVSAHGGLAQLRRVVTALWAHGRPADAGPLLPRATGTTRTRLELGNPLVTLPATERITLPTAPSAVPDTLAGLTRDPIAAELSALLRDTAGLAADLLTARTATAVRTAAPAPPAVTAPRVLRIDLADMPYLRDHCFFRQRPGWPDDADRWPVVPATTVVAHLMSIAENAAPGARATAVHDVRLLKWITATPAADIPVTVHRRTPTEVEVGLTGFSQATVTLADHYPPPPPRWPADEPERVPDLRARQLYDERWMFHGPLFQGVTGLTAIGERHVRGTLAALPAPGALLDNVGQLLGYWVMAVLPDRTTVFPVRFDRIAFHGPPPPAHAELHCHVRITAVTGTAVTADVQLSLGDRVWVEITGWTDRRFDTDPNIRAVDRFPGAHTLSTLHDEGWAEVHERWPDLATRELVMRNVLGGVERTAYDTRPPNAKRGWLLGRIAAKDAARALLWREGEGDVYPAEVAVDDVGGRPRLRGVHGRDVTGVHVDLAHHAEIGVAIARRGPCAIEVREGGAREAGAREAIARHEAALAAVAKLVAAPGRVVAEGDDHLIVAAGGREHVVRVRTTANPPGLPAREYVVAWTAQQPGEGS; encoded by the coding sequence GTGACCCCGGTGACGCCGGTCGCCATCGTCGGCATGGCGGTGCTGTTCCCGGGCGCGGCCGACCTGGACGCCTTCTGGCGCAACATCTCCGGCGGCGTGGACGCCATCACCGACGTGCCCGCCGACCGGTGGGACGCCCGGTTCCACGACCCCGCCGAGCGCCGCGCCGATCGCGTCTACACGCGGCGCGGCGGGTTCGTCGAGGCGTCGGTGGACGCGGCCGGGTTCGGCGTGATGCCCGCGTCCGTGCCCGGCACCGAACCCGACCAGCTGATCGCGTTGCAGGTGGCGGCGGACGCGGTGGCCGACGCGGGCGGCGACGCCGTGCTGCCCGGGGACCGGCGGCGCGTCGGCGTGATCCTCGGGCGCGGCGGCTACCTCACGCCGGGCCTGGTGCGGCTGGACCAGCGCGTCCGCACCGCCAACCAGGTCGTGCGCACGCTGCGCGACCTCGTGCCCGAGCTGGACGACGACCGGCTGGAGCGGGTGCGGGCCGCGTTCGCCGACCAGCTGGGGCCCGAGGCCCCCGAGTCGGCCATCGGCCTGGTGCCCAACCTCGCCGCCTCCCGCGTCGCCAACCGGCTCGACCTGCGCGGACCCGCCTACACGGTGGACGCGGCGTGCGCGTCGTCGCTGGTGGCCGTGGACCACGCGGTGCGCGAGCTGGACGGCGGCCGGTGCGACGTCGTCCTCGCGGGCGGCGTGCACCACTGCCACGACATCACGCTGTGGAGCGTGTTCAGCCAGCTCGGCGCGCTGTCGCGCAGCGGGCGCATCCGGCCGTTCCACCGCGACGCGGACGGCGTGCTGATCGGCGAGGGCACCGGCGTGGTCGTGCTCAAGCGGCTGGCCGACGCCGAGCGCGACGGCGATCGGGTCTACGCGGTGGTCGACGGCACCGGCGTGGCCAGCGACGGCCGGTCGGCGAGCCTGCTCAACCCCGACCCCGGCGGTCAGGCGCGCGCCGTGCGGCAGGCGTGGGAGGCGGCGGGCCTCGACCCGCGCGACCCCGACGCGCTCGGCCTGCTGGAGGCGCACGGCACCGGCACCCCGGCGGGCGACGGGGCCGAGCTGCGCACGCTGGCCGAGGTGTTCGGCCCGGCGACCGGACCGCGCGCCGCCCTGGGCTCGGTCAAGTCGATGATCGGCCACACCATGCCCGCCGCGGGCGTCGCGGGGCTGGTCAAGGCCGCGCTCGCCCTGCACCACGGCGTGCTGCCGCCCACCCTGCACTGCGACGACCCGCACCCGGCGCTCGCCGACACCCGCTTCGCGCCGCTGGCGCGGGCCGTGCCGTGGGAGCGCCCGGACAGCGGCGCGCCCCGCCGGGCGGGGGTCAACGCGTTCGGGTTCGGCGGCATCAACGCCCACGTCGTGCTGCGCGAACCCGCCACCCGCGCCACCCCGGTCGTGGTGCGCGAACCGACCAGGGTGCTGCGGCTGGCCGCCGCGACCCCCGCCGCCCTGCTGGACCTGATCACCGACCACCCCGCCGGCCTGGACGAGCGCGCCGACGTGCGCGAACCCGTGCGGCTGGGGATCGTCGACCCGACGCCGCGCAAGCTGGCCCTGGCGCGCAAGGCGGTGGCCAGGGGCGTGCCGTGGCGCGGGCGCGGCGACGTGTGGTTCAGCCCCGCGCCGCTCGGCGGGCGCACCGCGTTCCTGTTCCCCGGCCTGGAGGCCGAGTTCGAACCGCGGGTCGCCGACGTCGCCGCCCGGTTCGGGCTGCCCTGGACCCAGGGCGACGTGCGCGTCGGCGACGTCGGCCGGCACGGCGCGGCCGTGTTCCAGGTCGGCCGGCTGCTCGACGCGGCGCTGCGGCGGCTCGGCGTCGTGCCCGACGCGGTCGCCGGGCACAGCGTGGGGGAGTGGACCGCGATGGCGGCGGGCGGCATCCACGCCGCCGACGAGGTGGACGCCTTCCTCGCCGCGTTCGACCCCCAGGCGCTGCGCGTGCCCGGCCTGGTGTTCGCGGTCGTCGGCACGTCCGCCGACCGCGTCACCGCCGCGCTCGCCGACCACCCGGACGTGGTGCTCTCCCACGACAACGCCCCCAACCAGGCCATGGTGTGCGGCCCGGAGGCGGAGGTCGACGCGGTGGTGCGCCGGTTCCGGGCGGAGGCGGTGATCAGCCGCGTGCTGCCGTTCCGGTCCGGGTTCCACACGCCGATGCTCGCGCCCTACCTCGCCCCGATCCGCGACGCCGCCCAGCGCTACGCCCTGCACCGGCCGACGACGCCGGTGTGGTCGGCCACCACCGCCGCCCCGTTCCCGGACGACCCCGACGCGGTGCGCCGGCTGTTCGTCCGCCACCTGCTCGAACCGGTCCGCTTCCGGCCCCTGACGCGGGCCCTGCACGCCGCCGGGTTCCGCACGTTCGTGCAGCTCGGCGCGGGACAGCTCGGATCGCTGGTCGGCGACACCCTCGCCGACGAGGAGCACCTGGTGGTCTCCGCGCACGGCGGCCTGGCCCAGCTGCGGCGCGTGGTGACCGCACTGTGGGCGCACGGACGCCCCGCCGACGCCGGCCCCCTGCTGCCGCGCGCCACCGGGACCACCCGGACCCGCCTGGAGCTGGGGAACCCGCTGGTGACCCTGCCCGCCACCGAGCGGATCACCCTGCCCACCGCCCCCTCCGCCGTCCCGGACACCCTCGCCGGCCTCACCCGCGACCCGATCGCCGCGGAGCTGTCCGCCCTGCTGCGGGACACCGCCGGGCTGGCGGCCGACCTGCTCACCGCCCGCACCGCCACCGCGGTCCGGACCGCCGCCCCGGCCCCTCCTGCGGTCACCGCCCCGCGGGTGCTGCGGATCGACCTGGCGGACATGCCGTACCTGCGCGACCACTGCTTCTTCCGCCAGCGCCCCGGCTGGCCCGACGACGCCGACCGCTGGCCGGTCGTCCCCGCCACCACGGTCGTCGCGCACCTGATGTCCATCGCCGAGAACGCCGCCCCCGGCGCCCGCGCCACCGCCGTGCACGACGTGCGGCTGCTCAAGTGGATCACCGCCACCCCCGCCGCGGACATCCCGGTCACCGTCCACCGCCGCACCCCCACCGAGGTCGAGGTGGGCCTGACCGGCTTCTCCCAGGCCACCGTCACGCTCGCCGACCACTACCCGCCACCGCCGCCGCGCTGGCCCGCCGACGAACCCGAGCGCGTGCCCGACCTGCGCGCCCGCCAGCTCTACGACGAGCGCTGGATGTTCCACGGCCCCCTGTTCCAGGGCGTCACCGGGCTGACCGCGATCGGCGAGCGGCACGTGCGCGGCACGCTGGCCGCCCTGCCCGCGCCCGGCGCGCTGCTGGACAACGTCGGCCAGCTGTTGGGCTACTGGGTGATGGCCGTCCTGCCGGACCGCACCACGGTGTTCCCGGTCCGCTTCGACCGCATCGCGTTCCACGGCCCGCCGCCCCCCGCGCACGCCGAACTGCACTGCCACGTCCGGATCACCGCCGTCACCGGCACCGCGGTCACCGCCGACGTCCAGCTCTCCCTCGGCGACCGGGTCTGGGTGGAGATCACCGGCTGGACCGACCGCCGCTTCGACACCGACCCCAACATCCGCGCGGTGGACCGGTTCCCCGGCGCGCACACCCTGTCCACCCTGCACGACGAGGGCTGGGCCGAGGTGCACGAGCGCTGGCCCGACCTGGCCACCCGCGAGCTGGTCATGCGCAACGTCCTGGGCGGCGTCGAGCGCACCGCCTACGACACCCGCCCGCCGAACGCGAAGCGCGGCTGGCTGCTCGGCCGCATCGCCGCCAAGGACGCCGCCCGCGCGCTGCTGTGGCGCGAGGGCGAGGGCGACGTCTACCCCGCCGAGGTCGCGGTCGACGACGTCGGGGGCCGGCCGCGGCTGCGGGGCGTGCACGGGCGCGACGTGACCGGCGTCCACGTGGACCTCGCCCACCACGCCGAGATCGGCGTCGCCATCGCCCGGCGCGGCCCGTGCGCCATCGAGGTCCGGGAAGGCGGTGCGCGGGAAGCCGGCGCACGGGAAGCCATCGCCCGGCACGAGGCCGCGCTCGCCGCGGTCGCCAAGCTCGTCGCCGCGCCGGGTCGGGTGGTGGCCGAGGGCGACGACCACCTGATCGTCGCCGCCGGGGGCCGGGAGCACGTCGTGCGGGTGCGGACCACCGCCAACCCGCCCGGCCTGCCCGCACGGGAGTACGTGGTCGCGTGGACCGCGCAGCAACCAGGAGAGGGATCATGA
- a CDS encoding SDR family NAD(P)-dependent oxidoreductase: MDVSELVVAVDPIHHPAPRLTAAAARAGALGVLELPAGDLRAATDVLDRTARWTTGRFGVRVRPGCAVPDLPDAADTVLLADPARTARDFPDRRVLVEVVDLAEARAAVDSGAAGLVVRGREAGGRVGGLSTFVLLQQVLAAVDVPVWAAGGIGPHTAAAAVAGGASGVVLDTQLALFADAGLPVELTAALDGLDGSETVLHQGHRVLKRRGPGVPELPADDIAGQGEPHWLGPDLRTQFPPVGQDVALASAFARRWPTAGAAIRGVRDAVLAAIADDAAVRVLGPGSTGARHLGTALPVVQGPMTRVSDRPGFAAAVADGGGLPFLALALSGPGQTRDLLTRTRDELGDRPWGVGVLGFAAEDVRAAQLAVVKEVRPTHAIIAGGRPAQAADLEAAGVSAFLHVPSPGLLRQFLAAGARKFVFEGAECGGHVGPRHSFPLWESQVDVLLDHLAAGGEAGELTVLFAGGVHDERSAAMVAALATPLARAGAGVGVLMGTAYLFTEEAVGTGAIGPVFQRHVVDADRTDLLETAPGHATRCVRSGFTGDFAALRDDLRAAGVPDREAWERLERFNVGRLRVASKGVERVGDDLRPVPVERQAAEGMFMAGDVSVLRDAVTTIAGLHDSVGAAAGQWLAERLTALRAALVAPEPEPEPAPLRVAIVGMACVFPGATDLASFWANVLSGADSVTEVPAERWDQELYYDPDGTGERTPSRWGGFLPRIPFDPLAYGIPPASLGAIEPVQLLALETARRALEDAGYPHTAADHRRTSVVFGAESGSDLSNATTLRTVLPAYTGALPPELDAQLPRLTEDSFPGMLANVIAGRVANRLDLGGANYTVDAACASSLTAVDVACKELVAGTSDLVVAGGADLHNGINDYLLFSSVHALSPSGRSATFDRSADGIALGEGVACVVLKRLDDALRDGDRVYAVVDGVGSASDGRALGLTAPRPEGQRAALERAYRMAGVSPARVGLVEAHGTGTVVGDRTELRTLTEVFTEAGAEAGACALGSVKSQIGHTKCAAGLAGLIKAALAVHHGVRPPTLHLREPNPAWEPERSPFAFHTAARPWVAPPAERVAGVSAFGFGGTNFHVVLRAHDQAPAAHALDRWPAELFLFRGTDPAAAARAAAAVLEQVEATPAARLRDFARGAATRADVAALRGDRVWLAVVAGDVAQLRERLRLAVSGGAGDGVFTADVAGTGSVAFLYPGQGSQRPGMLADLLVAFPELHRYLELGARWAGALYPPAAFDPAAEAAQRARITDTAVAQPALGVVELAATDLLASVGVRPDAVAGHSYGELVALAAAGVFDPADLLAASAARAEAILAQVRDGDPGAMAAVTAPADEVEAVLAAADLPVVAANRNSPKQTVVSGPTDAVAAAVRALRDAGHPAKPLPVACAFHSPLVAGAGAVFRRVLDAMPLRAPSLPVWANRTAATYPASADAVRDGLAAQIGAPVRFAEQVLAMHDAGVRVFVEVGPGRVLSGLVPAVLGDRPHRVVHLGEGLPGLLTALARLAVAGVDVRTGPLVRGRDAADPSAVPASPGWTVDGHLVRRADGAIQPGALRPARRITEPIVSQHPATPVSSDALVADFLRTSREMIAAQRDVLMTYFGATGAVGTVAAPPVAPAVVRAVAAPVVDAVPTAAPAPVAADVLRTVVEVVAERTGYPVEMVEPGLDLEADLSVDSIKRAEIAGEIATRLGLDAGAGEALEALSAARTAAAIADLIEQRRGGAPGPAESAAPEPGAAEPGAAEPVAAPLVVAPRRLVFREHDLPAPTSDARGTRVVVVGAPDEAVTSALIAAGVEIGLEVAGTFVIHLGALDAGESLLPEEFPNIQSLLAAGPRGLLAVDRREVGAVTGLRGFFRTLDREYPDLATTLVEVPADAGPDAVAAALLAELAAADHEPVVLAGPGTRRGLRLTETDLGPVAAAGAGPAGDGAAEAEAAGLDRDAVVLLAGGARGITARFARTLAAAGRCRLELLGRTPAPLGPEEPDLAAATDRAGLRAAFLARGLTSPAEVERAVSATLVEREVRTTLADLGDLARYHAVDVLDAEAVRATVKRVHDEHGRLDAVVYAAGVIEDKLVADKSVESFRRVFGTKVDGARTLLDAVDALPAGPRYAVLFGSIAAALGNRGQCDYAAANDALEELGRRWSRPGRRGLTVHWGPWAGGGMVSPELARSYAARGVALIDPEEGPLSLLRELAWGPADVHAVVSSASGW, from the coding sequence ATGGATGTCTCCGAGCTGGTCGTCGCGGTCGACCCGATCCACCACCCGGCGCCCCGGCTGACCGCGGCCGCGGCCCGTGCGGGCGCGCTCGGCGTGCTGGAGCTGCCCGCGGGCGACTTGCGCGCCGCGACCGACGTGCTGGACCGAACCGCCCGGTGGACCACCGGGCGGTTCGGCGTCCGGGTCCGGCCCGGCTGCGCGGTGCCGGACCTGCCGGACGCCGCGGACACCGTGCTGCTGGCCGACCCGGCGCGCACCGCCCGCGACTTCCCCGACCGGCGGGTGCTGGTCGAGGTCGTCGACCTCGCCGAGGCCCGCGCCGCCGTCGACTCCGGCGCGGCGGGCCTGGTCGTGCGCGGTCGCGAGGCGGGCGGCCGGGTCGGCGGGCTGAGCACGTTCGTGCTGCTGCAACAGGTCCTGGCCGCGGTCGACGTGCCCGTGTGGGCGGCCGGCGGCATCGGCCCGCACACCGCCGCCGCGGCCGTCGCCGGCGGCGCGTCGGGCGTCGTGCTGGACACCCAGCTCGCCCTGTTCGCCGACGCCGGGCTGCCGGTGGAGCTGACCGCCGCGCTGGACGGCCTCGACGGCTCGGAAACCGTGCTGCACCAGGGCCACCGGGTGCTCAAGCGGCGCGGTCCGGGCGTGCCCGAACTGCCCGCCGACGACATCGCGGGCCAGGGGGAACCCCACTGGCTGGGACCCGACCTGCGCACCCAGTTCCCGCCCGTCGGCCAGGACGTGGCACTCGCCTCCGCGTTCGCCCGCCGCTGGCCCACGGCCGGCGCGGCCATCCGCGGCGTGCGGGACGCGGTGCTGGCCGCGATCGCCGACGACGCCGCCGTGCGCGTGCTCGGACCCGGCTCCACCGGCGCGCGGCACCTCGGCACGGCGCTGCCGGTCGTCCAGGGCCCCATGACCCGCGTCAGCGACCGCCCGGGGTTCGCCGCGGCCGTCGCGGACGGCGGCGGCCTGCCGTTCCTGGCGCTGGCGCTGTCCGGCCCCGGGCAGACCCGCGACCTGCTCACCCGCACCCGCGACGAGCTCGGCGACCGGCCGTGGGGCGTGGGCGTGCTCGGCTTCGCCGCCGAGGACGTCCGCGCCGCCCAGCTCGCCGTGGTCAAGGAGGTCCGGCCCACCCACGCGATCATCGCGGGTGGGCGGCCCGCGCAGGCCGCCGACCTGGAGGCCGCGGGCGTCTCGGCGTTCCTGCACGTGCCCTCGCCCGGCCTGCTGCGCCAGTTCCTCGCCGCCGGCGCGCGGAAGTTCGTCTTCGAGGGAGCCGAGTGCGGCGGCCACGTCGGTCCCCGCCACAGCTTCCCGCTGTGGGAGTCCCAGGTGGACGTCCTGCTCGACCACCTCGCCGCCGGCGGCGAGGCCGGGGAGCTGACCGTCCTGTTCGCGGGCGGCGTGCACGACGAGCGCTCGGCCGCCATGGTCGCCGCGCTCGCCACGCCCCTGGCGCGCGCCGGTGCGGGTGTCGGTGTGCTCATGGGCACCGCCTACCTGTTCACGGAGGAGGCCGTGGGCACCGGGGCGATCGGCCCCGTGTTCCAGCGGCACGTCGTCGACGCCGACCGCACCGACCTGCTGGAGACCGCGCCCGGCCACGCCACCCGGTGCGTGCGCAGCGGCTTCACCGGGGACTTCGCCGCGCTGCGCGACGACCTGCGCGCCGCCGGCGTGCCCGACCGCGAGGCGTGGGAACGCCTGGAGCGCTTCAACGTCGGCCGCCTGCGCGTGGCCAGCAAGGGCGTCGAGCGCGTCGGCGACGACCTGCGGCCCGTGCCGGTGGAGCGCCAGGCCGCCGAGGGCATGTTCATGGCCGGCGACGTCAGCGTGCTGCGCGACGCCGTCACCACGATCGCCGGGCTGCACGACTCCGTCGGCGCGGCGGCCGGCCAGTGGCTCGCGGAGCGGCTCACCGCGCTGCGCGCCGCCCTCGTCGCCCCCGAGCCGGAACCGGAACCCGCGCCGCTGCGGGTCGCGATCGTCGGCATGGCCTGCGTGTTCCCCGGCGCGACCGACCTGGCCTCGTTCTGGGCCAACGTGCTCTCCGGCGCGGACAGCGTCACCGAGGTCCCGGCCGAGCGGTGGGACCAGGAGCTGTACTACGACCCCGACGGCACCGGCGAGCGCACCCCGTCGCGCTGGGGCGGGTTCCTGCCGCGCATCCCGTTCGACCCGCTGGCCTACGGCATCCCGCCCGCGTCCCTCGGCGCGATCGAACCCGTGCAGCTGCTCGCGCTGGAGACCGCGCGCCGGGCGCTGGAGGACGCGGGCTACCCGCACACCGCCGCGGACCACCGCCGCACGTCCGTCGTGTTCGGCGCGGAGTCCGGCAGCGACCTGTCCAACGCCACCACCCTGCGCACCGTGCTGCCCGCCTACACCGGTGCCCTGCCGCCCGAGCTGGACGCCCAGCTGCCCCGGCTCACCGAGGACTCGTTCCCCGGCATGCTGGCCAACGTCATCGCGGGCCGCGTGGCCAACCGGCTCGACCTCGGCGGCGCGAACTACACCGTGGACGCGGCGTGCGCGTCGTCGCTGACCGCCGTCGACGTGGCCTGCAAGGAACTCGTCGCCGGCACCAGCGACCTGGTCGTGGCCGGCGGCGCGGACCTGCACAACGGCATCAACGACTACCTGCTGTTCTCGTCCGTGCACGCCCTCTCGCCCAGCGGCCGCTCGGCCACCTTCGACCGGTCGGCCGACGGCATCGCGCTCGGCGAGGGCGTGGCGTGCGTGGTGCTCAAGCGCCTCGACGACGCACTGCGCGACGGTGACCGGGTGTACGCGGTGGTCGACGGCGTCGGCAGCGCCAGCGACGGCCGGGCGCTCGGCCTGACCGCGCCGCGTCCCGAGGGGCAGCGCGCCGCGCTGGAGCGGGCCTACCGGATGGCCGGCGTGTCGCCCGCCCGGGTCGGGCTGGTCGAGGCGCACGGCACCGGCACCGTGGTCGGCGACCGGACCGAGCTGCGCACCCTCACCGAGGTGTTCACCGAGGCGGGTGCGGAGGCGGGGGCGTGCGCGCTGGGCTCGGTGAAGTCCCAGATCGGGCACACCAAGTGCGCCGCGGGGCTCGCCGGGCTGATCAAGGCGGCGCTGGCCGTGCACCACGGCGTGCGCCCGCCGACCCTGCACCTGCGCGAGCCGAACCCGGCGTGGGAGCCGGAGCGCAGCCCGTTCGCCTTCCACACCGCCGCCAGGCCGTGGGTCGCGCCACCCGCCGAACGGGTCGCGGGGGTCAGCGCGTTCGGGTTCGGCGGCACGAACTTCCACGTGGTGCTGCGCGCCCACGACCAGGCGCCCGCCGCGCACGCGCTGGACCGGTGGCCGGCGGAGCTGTTCCTGTTCCGGGGGACCGACCCGGCCGCCGCCGCGCGTGCCGCCGCCGCGGTGCTGGAACAGGTCGAGGCGACGCCGGCGGCGCGGTTGCGCGACTTCGCCCGCGGTGCGGCGACCAGGGCCGACGTGGCCGCGCTGCGCGGTGACCGGGTGTGGCTCGCCGTGGTGGCCGGCGACGTGGCGCAGCTGCGGGAACGGTTGCGGCTCGCCGTCTCCGGCGGCGCCGGGGACGGCGTGTTCACCGCCGACGTGGCCGGGACCGGGTCCGTCGCGTTCCTCTACCCGGGCCAGGGCAGCCAGCGGCCGGGGATGCTGGCCGACCTGCTCGTGGCGTTCCCCGAGCTGCACCGGTACCTGGAGCTGGGCGCGCGGTGGGCCGGTGCGCTCTACCCGCCCGCCGCGTTCGACCCGGCCGCCGAGGCCGCGCAGCGGGCCCGGATCACCGACACGGCCGTCGCGCAGCCCGCCCTCGGCGTGGTCGAACTCGCCGCCACCGACCTGCTCGCGTCGGTCGGCGTGCGGCCGGACGCTGTGGCCGGCCACAGCTACGGCGAACTGGTCGCGCTGGCCGCCGCCGGCGTGTTCGACCCGGCCGACCTGCTCGCCGCCAGCGCCGCCCGCGCCGAGGCGATCCTGGCGCAGGTCCGCGACGGCGACCCCGGCGCGATGGCCGCCGTGACCGCCCCGGCCGACGAGGTCGAGGCCGTGCTGGCCGCCGCCGACCTGCCCGTGGTCGCGGCCAACCGGAACTCGCCGAAGCAGACCGTCGTGTCCGGGCCCACCGACGCCGTCGCCGCCGCCGTGCGGGCGCTGCGCGACGCCGGGCACCCGGCCAAACCGCTGCCGGTGGCGTGCGCGTTCCACAGCCCGCTGGTGGCGGGCGCGGGCGCGGTGTTCCGGCGGGTGCTCGACGCGATGCCGCTGCGCGCGCCGTCCCTGCCGGTGTGGGCCAACCGCACCGCCGCGACCTACCCGGCCTCCGCCGACGCCGTGCGCGACGGGCTGGCCGCGCAGATCGGCGCGCCCGTCCGCTTCGCCGAGCAGGTCCTGGCCATGCACGACGCCGGCGTGCGCGTGTTCGTCGAGGTCGGTCCCGGTCGCGTGCTCAGCGGTCTGGTACCCGCCGTGCTCGGCGACCGCCCGCACCGGGTGGTGCACCTCGGCGAGGGCCTGCCCGGTCTCCTCACCGCCCTGGCGCGACTCGCGGTCGCCGGGGTGGACGTGCGGACCGGCCCGCTGGTGCGCGGCCGGGACGCCGCGGACCCGTCCGCCGTGCCCGCGTCGCCGGGGTGGACCGTCGACGGCCACCTCGTGCGGCGCGCGGACGGCGCCATCCAGCCCGGCGCGCTGCGCCCCGCCCGACGCATCACGGAGCCGATCGTGTCCCAGCACCCCGCCACCCCCGTGTCCTCCGACGCGCTGGTCGCCGACTTCCTGCGCACCAGCCGCGAGATGATCGCCGCTCAGCGCGACGTGCTGATGACCTACTTCGGCGCGACCGGGGCGGTCGGCACGGTGGCGGCGCCGCCCGTCGCGCCCGCGGTGGTGCGGGCGGTCGCCGCGCCCGTGGTCGACGCCGTCCCGACCGCGGCGCCGGCGCCGGTCGCCGCGGACGTGCTGCGGACCGTGGTCGAGGTGGTGGCCGAGCGCACCGGCTACCCGGTGGAGATGGTCGAACCCGGCCTGGACCTGGAGGCCGACCTCAGCGTCGACTCGATCAAGCGCGCCGAGATCGCGGGTGAGATCGCCACCCGCCTCGGGCTCGACGCGGGCGCGGGTGAGGCCCTGGAGGCGCTCAGCGCCGCCCGCACCGCCGCCGCCATCGCGGACCTGATCGAGCAGCGTCGCGGGGGAGCGCCCGGACCCGCCGAGTCCGCCGCACCCGAACCGGGAGCCGCCGAACCGGGAGCCGCCGAACCGGTGGCCGCGCCGCTGGTCGTCGCCCCGCGTCGGCTGGTGTTCCGGGAGCACGACCTCCCCGCGCCCACCTCGGACGCGCGCGGCACCCGGGTCGTGGTCGTCGGCGCGCCGGACGAGGCCGTGACCTCCGCGCTGATCGCCGCCGGCGTCGAGATCGGCCTGGAGGTCGCGGGCACGTTCGTGATCCACCTGGGCGCGCTCGACGCCGGCGAGTCGCTGCTGCCGGAGGAGTTCCCGAACATCCAGTCCCTGCTCGCCGCCGGGCCGCGCGGCCTGCTCGCCGTGGACCGGCGCGAGGTCGGCGCCGTGACCGGGTTGCGCGGGTTCTTCCGCACCCTGGACCGCGAGTACCCGGACCTGGCCACCACGCTCGTCGAGGTCCCGGCCGACGCCGGACCGGACGCCGTGGCCGCCGCGCTGCTCGCCGAACTCGCCGCCGCCGACCACGAACCCGTCGTGCTCGCCGGTCCCGGCACGCGGCGCGGCCTGCGGCTGACCGAGACCGACCTCGGGCCGGTGGCCGCCGCGGGCGCCGGACCCGCCGGCGACGGCGCGGCGGAGGCCGAGGCCGCCGGGCTGGACCGCGACGCCGTGGTGCTGCTCGCCGGCGGCGCGCGCGGCATCACCGCCCGGTTCGCCCGCACCCTCGCGGCGGCGGGCCGCTGCCGGCTGGAACTGCTCGGCCGCACCCCCGCGCCGCTCGGCCCGGAGGAACCCGACCTGGCCGCCGCGACCGACCGGGCCGGGCTGCGCGCCGCGTTCCTCGCCCGCGGCCTGACCTCGCCCGCCGAGGTCGAGCGGGCGGTGTCCGCGACCCTCGTCGAGCGCGAGGTCCGCACCACGCTGGCCGACCTGGGCGACCTCGCCCGCTACCACGCGGTGGACGTGCTCGACGCGGAAGCGGTGCGCGCCACCGTGAAGCGGGTGCACGACGAGCACGGCCGGCTCGACGCCGTGGTGTACGCGGCGGGCGTGATCGAGGACAAGCTGGTGGCGGACAAGTCGGTCGAGTCGTTCCGGCGCGTGTTCGGCACCAAGGTGGACGGTGCGCGCACCCTGCTCGACGCGGTCGACGCGCTGCCCGCCGGACCCCGGTACGCGGTGCTGTTCGGCAGCATCGCCGCCGCCCTGGGCAACCGGGGCCAGTGCGACTACGCCGCCGCCAACGACGCGCTGGAGGAACTGGGCCGCCGCTGGTCCAGGCCCGGCCGGCGTGGCCTGACCGTCCACTGGGGACCGTGGGCGGGCGGCGGCATGGTCTCGCCCGAGCTGGCCCGCTCCTACGCCGCGCGCGGCGTCGCGCTGATCGACCCCGAGGAGGGGCCGCTCAGCCTGCTGCGCGAACTGGCCTGGGGACCGGCCGACGTGCACGCCGTCGTCAGCTCCGCGTCCGGCTGGTGA